The following coding sequences are from one Clostridioides difficile ATCC 9689 = DSM 1296 window:
- a CDS encoding helix-turn-helix domain-containing protein yields the protein MLSENIKTIRKSKGLSQQELAIKLNVVRQTISKWEQGLSVPDSDMLISISEVLETPVSTLLGETIVESEVDNLKVISEKLEIINLQLAQRKNMRRKMFHWLFILLCAVILIVFVVLGRLNSPYLDWNYTDPETAVFGVAFHAFEWLFVRLVPIVLIGAIIGIFLTRKKI from the coding sequence ATGTTAAGCGAAAACATTAAAACAATCAGGAAGTCAAAAGGACTTTCACAACAAGAACTTGCTATAAAACTGAATGTAGTGCGACAAACAATATCTAAATGGGAACAAGGACTGTCGGTTCCCGATTCTGATATGTTGATTTCCATATCAGAGGTGCTTGAAACGCCCGTAAGCACTTTACTTGGAGAAACTATTGTTGAGTCGGAAGTTGATAACTTAAAAGTGATTTCTGAAAAATTAGAGATTATAAACTTGCAACTTGCACAAAGAAAAAACATGAGAAGAAAAATGTTTCATTGGTTATTTATTTTATTATGTGCAGTCATATTAATAGTTTTTGTGGTCTTAGGGAGACTAAATAGTCCTTACTTGGATTGGAATTATACCGACCCTGAAACCGCTGTTTTTGGAGTAGCTTTTCATGCTTTTGAGTGGCTATTTGTCAGATTAGTACCGATTGTCCTTATAGGAGCAATTATTGGAATCTTTTTGACACGTAAGAAAATATGA
- a CDS encoding lipoprotein signal peptidase translates to MQGGVNIRQVKSFVFPVISLIFLDQISKVLIGLFLMDFEIDIIGKFLRFNPVQNTKLSLCYLTNGAQK, encoded by the coding sequence TTGCAAGGAGGTGTTAATATCAGACAAGTAAAGTCTTTTGTTTTTCCAGTTATATCCTTAATATTCTTAGACCAAATTAGCAAAGTTCTTATAGGATTATTCTTAATGGACTTTGAAATTGATATAATTGGGAAATTTTTAAGATTCAATCCTGTTCAAAATACAAAATTAAGTCTCTGCTATCTAACAAACGGAGCACAAAAATAA
- a CDS encoding ABC transporter permease — MRLNKRSEGYINYVKGVKREKRNVLFYQLLILIGFIVIWELLADLNVINTFLFSKPSDIYNLFIQYAFSGQLFKHIGISVYETVLGLVIGTVLGILVAIALWWSEKLSKILDPFLVVLNALPKTALAPIIIVWVGAGIEGIVVTAVTISVVVTILSAYNYFMNIDEEKIKMLKSFGATKSQILFKLILPANTGNLINLTKINIGMAWVGVIVGEFLVSRYGIGYLIVYGSQVFKLDLVMMGVFVLAICAWAMYAVVNIIEKIYNSR, encoded by the coding sequence ATGAGGCTTAATAAAAGATCTGAAGGATATATAAACTATGTTAAAGGTGTAAAAAGAGAAAAAAGAAATGTATTATTCTACCAGCTATTAATTTTAATTGGTTTTATTGTAATCTGGGAACTTTTAGCTGACTTAAATGTTATAAATACATTTCTATTTAGCAAACCAAGTGATATTTACAATTTATTTATTCAATATGCATTTAGTGGTCAATTATTTAAACATATTGGAATATCTGTATATGAAACTGTTCTTGGTCTTGTTATAGGTACTGTATTAGGTATTTTGGTAGCAATTGCTCTTTGGTGGTCAGAAAAATTATCAAAAATATTAGACCCATTTTTGGTAGTTTTAAATGCTCTTCCTAAGACTGCTTTAGCTCCTATAATTATAGTTTGGGTAGGTGCTGGAATAGAAGGAATCGTCGTAACAGCTGTAACGATTTCTGTTGTTGTTACTATACTTTCAGCTTATAATTATTTTATGAATATAGATGAAGAAAAAATTAAGATGTTAAAAAGTTTTGGAGCTACTAAATCTCAAATATTATTTAAACTCATATTACCTGCAAACACAGGAAATTTAATAAATTTAACTAAAATTAATATTGGTATGGCATGGGTAGGTGTAATAGTTGGAGAATTTTTAGTTTCAAGATATGGAATAGGCTACTTGATAGTATATGGTTCTCAAGTATTTAAATTAGATTTAGTAATGATGGGAGTATTTGTATTGGCTATCTGTGCTTGGGCAATGTACGCTGTAGTTAATATTATAGAAAAAATATACAATTCCAGATAA
- a CDS encoding recombinase family protein, producing the protein MKAAIYSRKSRFTGKGDSIENQIQLCIDYAKSIGVKDFLIYEDEGFSGSNIDRPQFKKMMQDAKDKKFSYLVCYRLDRISRNVSDFSTLIEKLNELNISFISIKEQFDTSTPMGRAMMFISSVFAQLERETIAERIKDNMYELARSGRWLGGNTPHGFNSEKITFLDENLKERSMYKLQVNDEQMEIVKLIYNKYLELRSLSKLYKYVYNNGIRGPRGGKFDPSSLSRILRNPAYVKANDEILDYLKNSGMDVVGTPDRKCGILTYAKNTSNSIAAIAKHHGVIEPEIWLEVQNQLDKNRDKTPRISTGKTALLSGLIKCGKCGSNMRITYKGKKTDKDLKYYYICGTKKTLGSDSCNCKNLNGPLVESLVIDKIKNCKEESIISAFNSNNIKTDNVFNIFKSETNLLKNQILDKERLIKNLVIELAKNTGSTASDYIVSQIESLNNEISILKDKINILESSNINISSDSINIDIIVSNLKRFNDEVDNASLDDKRLLLSTIINSIVWDSSLGNLNIVYMGAEVDNSVSLSN; encoded by the coding sequence TTGAAAGCTGCAATTTATTCAAGAAAATCAAGATTTACTGGAAAAGGTGATTCTATAGAAAATCAAATACAATTATGTATTGATTATGCAAAGTCTATTGGTGTAAAAGATTTTTTGATATATGAAGATGAGGGATTTAGTGGTAGCAATATAGATAGACCACAATTTAAGAAAATGATGCAGGATGCCAAAGATAAGAAATTTAGTTACCTAGTTTGTTATAGATTAGATAGGATATCGAGAAATGTATCTGACTTCTCTACTTTAATAGAAAAATTAAATGAACTAAACATATCATTTATATCTATCAAAGAACAATTTGATACTTCAACTCCAATGGGAAGAGCTATGATGTTTATATCAAGTGTATTTGCTCAATTAGAAAGAGAAACAATAGCAGAACGTATAAAAGACAATATGTATGAATTAGCCCGTAGTGGTAGATGGCTTGGAGGCAATACACCTCATGGATTCAACAGTGAAAAAATCACATTCTTAGATGAAAATCTAAAAGAAAGAAGTATGTATAAGCTTCAAGTAAATGATGAACAAATGGAGATTGTAAAGCTAATATACAATAAATATTTAGAACTTAGGTCCTTATCTAAGTTATATAAATATGTCTATAATAATGGAATAAGGGGTCCTCGTGGTGGCAAATTTGACCCTAGTTCTTTATCTAGAATACTTAGAAATCCAGCATATGTAAAAGCTAATGATGAAATTTTAGATTACCTTAAAAATAGTGGTATGGATGTTGTAGGTACTCCAGATAGAAAATGTGGAATCCTTACCTATGCTAAAAATACATCTAACTCAATAGCAGCAATTGCAAAACACCATGGAGTCATAGAACCTGAAATATGGCTTGAAGTACAAAATCAATTAGATAAAAATCGTGATAAAACTCCAAGGATATCAACTGGAAAAACTGCTCTTTTATCTGGTCTTATAAAATGTGGTAAATGTGGTTCTAATATGAGAATTACCTATAAAGGCAAAAAAACTGACAAGGATTTAAAGTATTATTATATTTGTGGTACTAAAAAAACACTTGGGTCTGATAGTTGCAACTGTAAAAATCTTAATGGTCCATTAGTTGAAAGTTTAGTTATAGATAAAATTAAGAATTGTAAAGAAGAGTCTATTATAAGTGCATTCAATAGTAATAACATTAAGACTGATAATGTTTTTAATATTTTTAAATCTGAGACTAATTTACTTAAAAATCAAATTTTAGATAAGGAAAGACTTATTAAAAATTTAGTTATAGAGCTTGCAAAAAATACTGGTAGTACTGCTTCTGATTATATAGTTTCCCAGATTGAGAGCCTAAATAATGAGATTAGTATTTTAAAGGATAAGATTAATATTTTGGAATCTAGTAACATCAATATTAGTAGTGACAGTATTAATATTGATATTATTGTTAGTAATTTGAAGAGATTTAATGATGAAGTTGATAATGCCAGTTTAGATGATAAGAGATTGTTATTATCTACTATTATTAATAGTATCGTTTGGGATAGCAGTTTAGGAAATCTTAATATTGTTTATATGGGTGCTGAAGTTGATAATTCTGTTTCTTTAAGCAATTAG
- a CDS encoding 1-propanol dehydrogenase PduQ, which produces MNNFEIKTRIKFGEGSLKALQELKNKNVLIITDPFMVKSKTIDKITSNLINSTYQVFEEIVPDPPIEVVVAGIEAFKSINPDVIIALGGGSAIDAAKSIMDFSKKILKINEVEFIAIPTTSGTGSEVTSFAVITDSQKKCKYPLVSDDLLPDMAILDPELVKTVPNFITADTGMDVLTHAIEAYVSTNSNDFSDALAEKAIKLVFKYLIKAYKDGNDIEAREKMHNASCLAGMAFNQASLGINHSIAHVLGGKFHIPHGRTNSILLPHVIEYNSSIVGYTNTTYSATAKKYAQIAELVGLGSANIRISVRNLVNEIKKLQKEMNMPTKLTQCKLSLEDITNEEREIAKLAIKDTCTLTNPKVPTEDDIINILKNIK; this is translated from the coding sequence TTGAATAACTTTGAGATTAAAACTAGAATAAAATTTGGAGAAGGCTCACTAAAAGCTTTGCAAGAATTAAAAAACAAAAATGTACTAATAATAACAGACCCTTTTATGGTGAAATCAAAAACAATAGATAAAATAACATCTAATTTAATAAACTCAACATATCAAGTTTTTGAAGAAATAGTACCAGACCCACCAATAGAAGTAGTAGTAGCAGGAATAGAAGCATTTAAATCTATAAATCCAGACGTAATAATAGCATTAGGTGGTGGTTCTGCAATAGATGCAGCAAAATCTATAATGGACTTTTCTAAAAAAATATTAAAAATTAACGAAGTAGAGTTTATAGCAATACCAACAACAAGTGGAACAGGTTCAGAAGTAACATCATTTGCTGTAATAACAGATAGTCAAAAAAAATGTAAGTATCCATTAGTGAGTGATGATTTACTTCCAGATATGGCAATACTAGACCCAGAGCTTGTAAAAACTGTACCAAATTTTATAACAGCAGATACAGGGATGGATGTATTGACACATGCTATAGAAGCTTACGTATCTACAAATTCTAATGACTTTTCAGATGCACTAGCTGAAAAAGCTATAAAGTTAGTATTTAAATACTTAATAAAAGCATATAAAGATGGAAATGACATAGAAGCTCGAGAAAAAATGCACAATGCATCTTGTTTAGCAGGTATGGCATTTAACCAAGCATCACTTGGCATAAATCATTCTATTGCACATGTATTAGGTGGAAAATTCCATATACCACATGGAAGAACAAACTCTATATTACTTCCTCATGTAATAGAATATAATTCATCAATAGTAGGATATACTAACACAACTTACTCTGCTACAGCTAAAAAATATGCACAAATAGCAGAATTAGTAGGACTTGGGAGTGCTAATATAAGAATATCTGTTAGAAATTTAGTAAATGAAATAAAGAAACTACAAAAAGAAATGAATATGCCAACTAAATTGACACAATGCAAATTAAGTTTAGAAGATATAACTAATGAAGAAAGAGAAATAGCAAAACTTGCTATAAAAGATACTTGTACATTAACTAATCCTAAGGTACCAACTGAAGATGATATAATAAACATATTAAAGAACATTAAATAA
- the eutS gene encoding ethanolamine utilization microcompartment protein EutS yields the protein MTEESKQRVIQEYVPGKQVTLAHIIANPNEDIYKKLGLVLDKKDAIGILTITPSEASIIAADVATKASNVSLGFIDRFSGSVVISGDVSSVESALNDVLEVLGNMLNFSSTKITRT from the coding sequence TTGACTGAAGAATCTAAGCAAAGAGTTATTCAAGAATATGTTCCTGGAAAACAGGTTACATTAGCACATATCATAGCTAACCCTAATGAAGACATATATAAGAAGTTAGGATTAGTACTTGATAAAAAAGATGCAATAGGAATACTTACAATAACACCAAGTGAAGCGTCAATAATAGCAGCAGATGTTGCTACAAAGGCTTCAAATGTATCTTTAGGTTTTATAGATAGATTTAGTGGTTCAGTAGTAATATCAGGTGATGTAAGTTCTGTAGAATCAGCGTTAAATGATGTTTTAGAAGTCTTAGGAAATATGTTAAACTTCTCATCTACAAAAATCACAAGGACATAA
- a CDS encoding EutP/PduV family microcompartment system protein → MKNIIFMGKTGSGKTTLCQKLDQLELKYKKTQSVELYNNAIDTPGEYMENRNLYNALITTSADAKIIAIVYDATQEENYIAPGFASMFCKDVIGIITKINKATENEVNIAYERLSLAGASQIFKIDTVDNIGLEKLFKYLEKYKNIDEV, encoded by the coding sequence ATGAAGAATATAATATTTATGGGAAAGACAGGTAGTGGTAAAACTACCTTATGTCAAAAACTAGACCAGTTAGAATTAAAGTATAAAAAAACTCAATCAGTGGAACTTTATAATAATGCAATAGACACTCCTGGTGAGTATATGGAAAATAGAAACCTATATAATGCCTTAATAACAACATCAGCAGATGCTAAAATTATAGCAATAGTGTATGATGCCACACAAGAAGAAAATTATATAGCACCAGGTTTTGCCAGTATGTTTTGCAAAGACGTAATAGGAATTATAACTAAAATAAATAAAGCTACTGAAAACGAAGTCAATATAGCTTATGAAAGACTATCACTAGCAGGAGCAAGTCAAATCTTTAAAATAGACACAGTTGATAATATTGGACTTGAAAAATTATTTAAATATCTAGAAAAATATAAAAATATAGATGAAGTTTAA
- a CDS encoding ANTAR domain-containing response regulator codes for MGKKILLVDDEPLLRMDTKDILESHGYEIIGEASDGFEAVEMCKKHKPDLVIMDIEMPILDGIKAGKIICKENLAGGVLLLTSFEDKEYVEKAKSIGAYGYLVKTASEKSLIPTIEMCLNKVNEFEKMKKDLEKVNSKLNERKLVERAKGILIREFKISEDEAYTRIRKLSMDKRTTMMEIAKMIIIGYDD; via the coding sequence ATGGGGAAAAAAATACTATTGGTTGATGATGAACCACTGTTAAGGATGGATACAAAAGATATATTAGAAAGTCATGGCTATGAAATAATAGGCGAAGCAAGTGATGGATTTGAAGCTGTTGAAATGTGTAAAAAACACAAACCTGATTTAGTTATAATGGATATAGAGATGCCAATACTTGATGGTATAAAGGCAGGCAAAATAATATGTAAAGAAAATCTAGCTGGTGGAGTACTTTTATTAACTTCATTTGAAGATAAAGAATACGTAGAAAAGGCTAAAAGTATAGGTGCTTATGGATATTTAGTAAAAACAGCAAGTGAAAAATCACTTATCCCAACCATAGAAATGTGTTTAAATAAGGTAAATGAATTTGAAAAAATGAAAAAAGATTTAGAAAAAGTAAATTCTAAATTGAATGAAAGAAAATTAGTAGAAAGAGCAAAAGGTATACTTATAAGAGAGTTTAAGATTTCTGAGGATGAAGCATACACTAGAATAAGAAAATTAAGTATGGATAAAAGAACTACAATGATGGAAATTGCCAAAATGATTATAATAGGATACGATGACTAA
- a CDS encoding histidine kinase N-terminal domain-containing protein — MTNTIKKISTAQTYLNNNEIEKIIEVSKSLDLMASFYEADVFIDVLSKFDDEAIVVAHGRPKEKSMYCENVIGKKALIENEPGVIKCLKTGERVRDIKALTQEYKLVKQNIQPITLDDKVLAVLIVEKDISSEVKNEFNASEDEENKNLHQFIKLIGNNDFLVDNLNSAILIFDKNGKLKIKNRIATEIYKNLGFGYDIQDMHYNDLDIETNTFENILMDENYDETNEVSIGNMFFKIKTIYIKDDEFKVCKIVQDISDLKRKEEELVLKTVAIREAHHRVKNNLHTVISIIKKQSRLSQNDEVKQCLDNIINRVFAILSTHYLLSKEVDNNISIREGINLLVSNIQGGYLFSKDIDIRITGEDFKISGEKATAILLVINEILQNCYDHAFSDREHGTIQILINKDNDYRNIAIIDDGIGFDSNNINKNSLGTYIIDSYITQMLKGNIERKSSENGTEVLITIPTQINI; from the coding sequence ATGACTAATACGATAAAAAAAATATCAACTGCACAAACATACTTAAATAATAACGAAATTGAAAAAATTATAGAAGTATCAAAATCCTTAGATTTAATGGCTTCTTTTTATGAAGCTGATGTTTTTATAGATGTACTAAGTAAATTTGATGATGAAGCAATTGTTGTGGCACATGGTAGACCTAAAGAAAAGTCAATGTACTGTGAAAATGTTATAGGTAAAAAGGCTTTAATTGAAAATGAACCAGGAGTTATAAAGTGCTTAAAAACAGGAGAAAGAGTAAGAGATATTAAAGCTTTAACACAGGAATATAAACTGGTCAAACAAAATATTCAGCCAATAACACTAGATGACAAAGTTTTAGCAGTACTAATAGTTGAAAAAGATATAAGTAGTGAAGTTAAGAATGAGTTTAATGCTAGTGAAGACGAAGAAAATAAAAATTTACATCAGTTTATAAAACTTATCGGAAATAATGACTTTTTAGTTGATAATTTAAATTCAGCCATATTAATATTTGATAAAAATGGAAAATTAAAAATTAAAAATCGTATTGCAACTGAGATATACAAAAATCTTGGGTTTGGATATGATATACAAGATATGCATTACAATGATTTAGATATAGAAACCAACACCTTTGAAAATATATTAATGGATGAAAATTATGATGAGACAAATGAAGTTTCAATAGGTAATATGTTTTTTAAAATAAAGACCATATACATCAAAGATGATGAATTTAAGGTTTGCAAAATAGTACAAGATATAAGTGATTTAAAGAGAAAAGAAGAAGAATTAGTTTTGAAAACAGTGGCTATAAGAGAAGCTCATCATAGAGTAAAAAATAATCTTCATACAGTAATATCTATAATAAAAAAACAAAGTAGATTATCTCAAAATGATGAAGTAAAGCAGTGTTTAGATAACATAATAAATAGGGTATTTGCAATACTTTCGACTCATTATTTACTATCTAAAGAAGTTGATAATAATATATCTATACGAGAAGGTATCAATTTATTAGTGTCAAATATTCAAGGTGGCTATTTATTTAGTAAGGATATAGATATACGTATAACTGGTGAAGATTTTAAAATTAGTGGAGAAAAAGCAACAGCAATACTTTTGGTTATAAATGAAATACTACAAAATTGTTATGACCATGCATTTTCGGATAGAGAACATGGTACTATACAAATATTAATAAATAAAGATAACGACTATAGAAATATTGCTATTATAGATGATGGAATTGGATTTGATAGTAATAATATAAATAAAAATAGCTTAGGGACATATATAATAGATAGTTATATAACACAGATGTTAAAAGGAAATATAGAGAGAAAAAGTAGTGAGAATGGTACAGAAGTATTAATTACTATACCTACACAAATTAATATTTAA